A genomic window from Pocillopora verrucosa isolate sample1 chromosome 7, ASM3666991v2, whole genome shotgun sequence includes:
- the LOC131787201 gene encoding polycystin-1-like protein 2, translating into MSWILADPSLNNSDALLNGSVVSTERSTWTLTDHHLQYAHVVYALFFSFTVLQGSNNLTHSVFDRGYIIIRPSQLVATISGETEVTRGNEQIITLNGSDSYDPHVGHGSLESLTFFWLCKRSDEEFPTRHPNDIQIVPILSNQSGKSLGGCFGTGIGRLAITEPVITLNASTMENTSASYIFKLIVMKDSRLSSDSKTIHVVEGSPPEVSFIFVLGDRLNVNPSAPLTISADYLSYSCVDRAQFEWFLYQEDENLTWIQIYNTPERSQVFSVDPEMLKNDTKYRLELTLILKDETPSKTVQVFRTAVLPQKGSCVITPETGEAVYTIFQLQCFDWFVLDEVLTYEVQVIGEGNIHLTLYYGLNASQHFVLPQGNSSRGYLSKIKVFVSRSNGATSEVDIIVKVTPPQLRVQQDFFELLEKSSAFFEDFIFEEGTQKAWQLMTAMLLTLEKQEFETRNFSGSATPSQLKSALRDIALKKFQLTEVDLSSAVFLSAFLASAGKKVTELSLLSKDLLPNTLESIAALLLSKAKEKNADDERMISQGVYNSLFGTVELMMVSAEAAAIGKEGKTLSSEQLKAKDNVLKSMDVTRTLLTTVAVRSAVSQAPKTLRVPGMSILVGRESSCGLQERSLNLTEKDSFRLPRNMNRAFANESVELAEYQMIKTSFNPYRWHESYHKVISEVLSLEFTNDKGVLPVGGEDVDIDIKIPLNPPGNSSYDNNYFVRPQNMRYHIVELAENSDSIILEVQPVNESLSMTVFVKLGERPTVNNYNHMSNVPDFSSCSWDRVSGNWLSRCLRSPYQVMSTGHFNQTGLYYVGVLYVERSHDQLNHTRTRRSCNGKRRQRRDCVEPKPPPVKGIEYNKTLIYNPFTDENYTIKVRKYSCYYFALTQDKWSKDGCKVGDETNDHLLHCRCNHLTGFGGGFVFAPNPIDFNKVLNEFTRLEETENYVVLATVSSIFGVFVLMIIWARRADVKDERKLGPTVHVKPNENGTHMYEFTVVTGVWRNAGTTSNVFVKIYGTEGILESVNLTANSPPGRKMFARGNIEKFVFHLENSLGVVVKMELWHDNSGKNSSWFLDQAHLVDINNDQRWDFFHHSWLCLHKGSGSLKATIKSADPGNETRSFKTLFYSVSLVDLAEHHLWASVITRPLRNQFSRVQRASCCLGLLCLAMVCNAMFYQMNRVPDESIQIGPLQMSLRRLIIGIKSSLIIAPLSLIITGAFRYRKIKRQKQRLIGDIEESFNVERTAATRSRWCSLPYSFLYIAWFLCLSVIFVPATITVFYSLQWGKQTADMWLASVVACCVQDIFFWQPAKVLTFTVLLILIFKRPKLNTKKGDRYKSSFTEEMKELRAYELRKEKFFRLARQFVAFMVFYLLLMIVAYGDKDHHRYLMTKGTRDGFTFFYKVNTGEKMWTYMLGKFVHDAYAGEWYNGQVEQTPEYIGNKVSMLIGMPRLRQLRIKEDSCQTAEEVETIIDKCYDFYSTPEEDTTRLYLPHWIYLSDSQIKWKNLSQLCPRPWRYSTAEELNNFPSWAQHHIYGGGGYVLDLGYDKPTAIRMMEGVKDKDWIDRRTRAILLEFQVLNLNTDLMSIITYYYEVLPFGFGLTYEKIDTIKMFNFQSTSNSFYLMCRLLFMLAVLVYISILLIRLCREGCAFFKKMWNWIDIAQIMSASLAIVFYVLKAKFMHDSIKELRRNPFLTVSFQFAIIWTDMENVALAFALFIATFKILYFIRLSPHVQILAWTVITAKNDILSFSFLFGILFIAHGQFAFLVFGDSVFSFSSFIRSFASEFELALGNTIHVAELDDVNRVLGNLFTASFMIALAVLLINIFVSILDFNLHNVKEDEERLQEAFGMGEFIKSLFGNDDNKQNGK; encoded by the exons TAGCAGATCCATCCTTAAACAACTCTGACGCTCTATTGAATGGAAGTGTAGTTTCCACCGAAAGAAGCACATGGACCCTCACTGACCACCATTTGCAATATGCCCACGTGGTGTATGCTTTGTTCTTCTCTTTTACCGTTCTCCAAGGGAGCAATAATTTGACACACAGTGTGTTTGATAGGGGTTATATCATTATACGTCCTTCACAGCTGGTCGCAACGATATCCGGTGAAACTGAAGTCACAAGAGGAAACGAGCAAATCATTACCCTCAATGGATCCGACTCATATGATCCTCATGTTGGCCATGGATCTCTAGAGTCACTAACATTTTTCTGGCTTTGTAAGAGATCAGATGAGGAATTCCCAACTAGGCATCCTAATGACATTCAAATTGTGCCCATTCTTTCTAACCAATCTGGTAAGTCACTAGGAGGCTGTTTTGGCACAGGAATTGGGAGACTGGCCATCACAGAACCTGTTATTACTTTAAATGCTTCAACGATGGAGAATACAAGTGCATCGTACATTTTTAAACTTATTGTTATGAAAGATTCCAGATTGTCGAGCGACTCAAAAACAATCCATGTGGTCGAAGGAAGTCCTCCTGAAGTGTCATTTAT TTTCGTATTGGGCGATCGATTAAACGTCAATCCGTCAGCACCCCTGACCATCTCAGCCGATTACCTGAGCTATTCTTGTGTTGATCGAGCGCAGTTTGAGTGGTTCCTTTACCAAGAAGACGAAAACTTGACTTGGATTCAAATTTATAACACCCCTGAGAGGTCCCAGGTGTTCTCAGTTGATCCAGAGATGCTAAAAAACGATACGAAATATCGATTGGAATTAACTTTGATACTCAAAGATGAAACCCCCTCTAAAACCGTTCAAGTTTTCAGGACTGCTGTCCTTCCACAGAAAGGTTCGTGCGTTATAACCCCAGAGACTGGTGAAGCCGTTTATACCATATTTCAGCTGCAATGCTTTGATTGGTTCGTTCTTGATGAAGTATTAACTTATGAGGTGCAAGTTATCGGAGAAGGAAACATTCACCTTACTTTGTACTATGGCCTCAACGCGAGTCAACATTTCGTTTTACCGCAAGGAAATTCCTCGCGTGGATATTTATCCAAGATCAAGGTATTCGTGTCAAGAAGCAATGGTGCTACGTCTGAGGTGGATATCATAGTAAAG GTAACTCCACCCCAACTACGAGTGCAACAAGACTTTTTTGAACTTCTTGAAAAATCGTCAGCTTTTTTCGAGGATTTCATTTTCGAAGAAGGAACACAGAAGGCTTGGCAGCTGATGACAGCCATGCTTTTAACTTTAGAGAAACAAGAATTTGAAACGAGAAATTTCTCCGGCTCAGCAACACCCAGTCAACTGAAAAGTGCC TTGAGGGACATTGCCCTAAAGAAATTCCAGCTTACAGAGGTTGATTTATCAAGTGCGGTGTTTTTGTCCGCTTTTTTAGCCTCCGCTGGAAAGAAAGTGACTGAGTTATCTCTTCTCTCTAAG GATCTGCTTCCAAACACACTAGAGAGTATTGCTGCTCTGTTGCTTTCCAAAGCTAAAGAGAAGAATGCAGATGATGAAAGAATGATCTCTCAAGGGGTATACAACTCGCTTTTTGGAACAGTGGAGCTAATGATGGTATCTGCAGAAGCGGCTGCTATTGGAAAAGAGGGCAAAACCTTATCATCCGAACAGTTGAAG gCTAAAGATAACGTTTTAAAGTCTATGGACGTAACAAGAACATTGCTTACAACTGTGGCGGTGAGATCAGCAGTTTCTCAGGCCCCAAAGACGTTACGAGTGCCGGGCATGAGTATCTTAGTGGGCCGGGAGTCATCATGTGGACTTCAAGAAAGAAGTTTGAACTTGACCGAAAAAGACAGCTTTCGTCTTCCTCGAAATATGAATCGCGCTTTTGCAAATGAAAGTGTGGAGTTGGCTGAGTATCAG ATGATAAAAACAAGTTTCAATCCATACCGCTGGCACGAAAGCTATCATAAAGTCATATCAGAAGTTCTTAGTCTCGAGTTTACCAACGATAAAGGTGTATTACCTGTTGGTGGAGAAGACGTTGACATTGACATTAAAATACCACTAAATCCTCCTGGAAACAGCTCATATGATAATAACTACTTTGTCAGACCACAAAATATGAGATACCACATCGTTGAACTTGCAGAAAATTCCGATTCCATCATTCTTGAAGTTCAACCTGTCAATGAGAGTCTTTCAATGACAGTGTTTGTTAAACTCGGGGAGCGCCCAACCGTTAACAATTACAACCATATGTCCAACGTACCGGACTTTTCGTCGTGCAGTTGGGACAGAGTTAGTGGCAATTGGTTGTCAAGATGCTTAAGAAGTCCATACCAGGTCATGTCCACTGGACATTTTAATCAAACTGGTTTGTATTACGTCGGGGTTCTGTACGTTGAACGTAGTCACGACCAGTTAAATCACACTCGAACAAGACGATCATGCAACGGAAAAAGGAGACAGAGAAGGGACTGCGTTGAGCCAAAGCCACCTCCAGTGAAAGGAATAGAGTACAATAAAACTTTGATTTATAATCCTTTTACCGATGAGAACTATACTATAAAAGTTCGGAAATATAGTTGTTACTATTTTGCTTTAACCCAAGACAAGTGGAGTAAAGATGGCTGTAAG GTTGGAGATGAAACAAATGATCATCTACTTCATTGTAGATGTAATCATCTCACAGGCTTTGGAGGTGGTTTCGTCTTTGCACCAAATCCTATCGACTTCAACAAAGTTTTGAACGAGTTTACTAGACTCGAGGAAACAGAAAATTACGTGGTTCTTGCAACTGTCTCTTCTATTTTTGGCGTCTTCGTTTTGATGATTATATGGGCAAGGAGAGCTGATGTGAAAGACGAAAgaaag CTGGGACCAACTGTTCATGTGAAACCGAATGAAAACGGCACGCATATGTACGAGTTCACCGTAGTTACGGGAGTTTGGCGAAATGCTGGGACTACTTCCAATGTGTTTGTTAAAATCTACGGCACCGAAGGCATTCTAGAGTCTGTGAATTTGACCGCGAATTCACCGccaggaagaaaaatgtttgcaagAGGCAACATCGAAAAGTTTGTCTTCCATCTTGAAAATTCACTCGGAGTTGTAGTTAAGATGGAATTGTGGCACGACAACTCTGGAAAGAACTCCTCCTGGTTTCTAGATCAAGCTCACCTTGTCGATATAAATAATGACCAGAGATGGGACTTCTTCCACCACAGTTGGCTTTGTTTGCACAAGGGAAGTGGATCGTTAAAAGCAACAATAAAGTCCGCTGATCCTGGCAACGAGACTCGCAGTTTTAAAACACTGTTTTATTCTGTTTCTTTAGTCGACCTTGCAGAACATCATTTATGGGCCTCTGTGATAACCAGACCACTACGCAATCAATTCTCCCGCGTCCAAAGAGCCTCTTGCTGCCTTGGTTTACTATGTCTGGCAATGGTTTGTAACGCCAtgttttatcaaatgaatagAGTTCCCGATGAGTCAATTCAGATCGGTCCTTTACAGATGTCATTACGCCGGCTGATTATTGGTATTAAGAGTTCATTGATTATTGCCCCACTAAGCCTAATAATAACTGGAGCCTTTCGATACCGAaagataaaaagacaaaaacagagACTCATTGGCGATATAGAAGAGAGCTTTAACGTAGAGCGTACTGCTGCAACGAGATCAAGATGGTGTAGTCTCCCTTATTCATTTTTATACATCGCTTGGTTTCTTTGTTTATCGGTGATATTTGTACCCGCGACCATAACAGTATTTTACAGCCTTCAATGGGGCAAACAAACTGCCGACATGTGGCTGGCTTCCGTAGTTGCCTGCTGTGTCCAGGACATCTTTTTTTGGCAACCCGCGAAGGTTCTCACCTTTACAGTCTTATTGATTCTAATTTTCAAGAGACCAAAACTAAACACCAAGAAAGGTGATAGATATAAATCGTCTTTCACCGAGGAGATGAAAGAGCTACGCGCCTATGaattaagaaaggaaaagttCTTCAGACTTGCTCGTCAGTTTGTCGCATTTATGGTTTTCTATCTTTTGTTGATGATTGTCGCCTATGGAGACAAGGATCACCACAGATATCTAATGACCAAAGGCACTCGGGATGGATTCACCTTTTTTTACAAG GTCAACACAGGAGAAAAGATGTGGACTTACATGCTAGGTAAATTTGTCCATGACGCGTATGCCGGTGAGTGGTACAATGGTCAGGTTGAGCAAACGCCAGAATACATTGGTAATAAAGTTTCCATGCTTATTGGAATGCCTCGACTCCGGCAGCTTCGGATAAAGGAAG ATTCTTGCCAAACCGCCGAGGAGGTTGAGACGATTATTGACAAGTGCTACGATTTCTACTCGACCCCAGAAGAAGATACAACTCGTCTATATCTTCCCCACTGGATTTACTTATCAGATTCACAGATTAAATGGAAAAATCTATCACAACTTTGTCCCAGACCGTGGCGATATTCAACTGCAGAGGAGCTCAATAACTTTCCATCCTGGGCCCAGCATCACATATATGGCGGTGGGGGATACGTTCTTGATTTAGGATACGACAAACCGACTGCTATCCGCATGATGGAAGGCGTCAAAGACAAGGATTGGATTGACAGGAGAACAAGGGCAATTCTTCTCGAATTTCAAGTCTTGAACTTAAATACTGACTTAATGAGCATTATTACTTATTATTATGAGGTTCTACCTTTCGGATTTGGACTTACTTATGAAAAAATTGACACcataaaaatgttcaattttcaGTCTACGTCCAATAGCTTTTATCTAATGTGTCGATTGTTGTTTATGCTGGCAGTGTTAGTTTATATCTCTATTCTTTTAATCCGACTATGTCGCGAGGGATgtgcatttttcaaaaaaatgtggaACTGGATAGACATCGCTCAAATTATGAGTGCCTCGCTAGCAATTGTGTTTTATGTCCTGAAGGCAAAGTTTATGCATGATAGTATAAAAGAATTGCGAAGGAATCCTTTTCTGACGGTAAGCTTCCAGTTTGCCATTATTTGGACTGACATGGAAAATGTTGCCCTAGcatttgctttgtttattgCCACATTCAAAATTCTCTACTTTATTCGCCTTAGTCCGCATGTACAAATACTGGCTTGGACAGTAATTACTGCGAAAAACGACATTTTATCATTCAGCTTTCTCTTTGGAATACTGTTTATTGCACATGGCCAGTTTGCTTTCCTGGTTTTTGGTGATtcagtgttttcattttcatcattcatTCGTTCATTTGCCTCAGAGTTTGAGTTAGCACTGGGTAACACTATTCATGTTGCTGAACTTGACGATGTCAATAGAGTGCTAGGTAATCTTTTTACCGCTAGTTTTATGATCGCCCTTGCAGTTCTTCTTATAAACATATTTGTGTCTATTTTAGATTTTAACCTACACAATGTAAAGGAGGATGAAGAGAGGCTGCAAGAGGCATTTGGTATGGGGGAGTTTATTAAGTCGTTGTTCGGCAATGATGATAACAAGCAAAACGGTAAATAA